The following are encoded together in the Janthinobacterium sp. Marseille genome:
- the argC gene encoding N-acetyl-gamma-glutamyl-phosphate reductase: protein MIKVGIVGGTGYTGVELLRLLATHPEVKLTAITSRKEDGLPVADMFPSLRGRVDLAFSAPEKAKLTECDVVFFATPHGVAMAQAPELLAAGVKVIDLAADFRLQDIAAFEKWYKIPHSCPELLKEAAYGLVELNRDAIRKARIVGNPGCYPTTMQLGLAPLLQAGVIDASHLIADCKSGVSGAGRKAEVATLFSEAGDNFKAYGVSGHRHSPETLERLRLLTKDKVGLLFTPHLVPMIRGMHSTLYARLTKDIDNAALQALFEKAYGNEPFIDVMPFGSHPETRSTRASNMLRIALHRPDDGDTVVVLVVQDNLVKGASGQAVQCMNLMFGLDETAGLMHIPVLP from the coding sequence ATGATCAAGGTTGGCATCGTCGGCGGCACCGGTTATACAGGCGTGGAATTGTTACGCTTGTTGGCAACGCACCCGGAAGTCAAACTCACCGCAATTACATCGCGCAAGGAAGATGGTTTGCCAGTGGCAGACATGTTTCCATCGCTGCGCGGACGCGTGGACCTGGCCTTTTCAGCACCGGAAAAAGCCAAGCTGACCGAGTGTGATGTCGTCTTTTTCGCTACGCCGCACGGTGTCGCAATGGCGCAAGCGCCGGAGTTACTGGCAGCCGGCGTGAAAGTGATCGACCTGGCAGCCGACTTCCGTTTGCAGGATATCGCTGCATTCGAGAAATGGTACAAAATCCCGCACAGCTGTCCTGAATTACTGAAGGAAGCTGCCTATGGCCTGGTTGAATTGAACCGCGATGCGATCCGCAAGGCGCGTATCGTCGGCAACCCGGGCTGCTACCCGACCACCATGCAATTGGGCCTTGCGCCTTTGCTGCAAGCCGGCGTCATCGATGCGTCGCATCTGATTGCAGACTGTAAATCCGGTGTATCCGGTGCCGGTCGCAAGGCGGAAGTGGCTACGCTGTTTTCCGAAGCCGGCGATAATTTCAAAGCTTACGGCGTGTCCGGTCATCGCCATTCGCCGGAAACCCTGGAGCGTTTGCGTTTATTGACGAAGGATAAAGTCGGCCTGCTGTTCACGCCACACCTGGTGCCGATGATACGCGGCATGCATTCGACGTTGTATGCGCGCCTGACCAAAGATATTGATAACGCAGCATTGCAGGCCCTGTTTGAAAAGGCCTATGGCAATGAACCTTTCATTGATGTAATGCCTTTTGGCTCGCATCCTGAAACCCGTTCGACCCGCGCGTCGAATATGTTGCGGATTGCGCTGCATCGTCCGGATGACGGCGATACCGTGGTTGTGCTGGTGGTACAGGACAATCTGGTCAAGGGCGCTTCCGGTCAGGCGGTGCAATGTATGAATCTGATGTTCGGCCTGGATGAAACGGCCGGCTTGATGCACATCCCGGTTTTGCCGTAA
- a CDS encoding polymer-forming cytoskeletal protein yields the protein MFSRKAKSTIDSLIGASTIISGNVHFKGGLRIDGCVKGDVIAQADEISMLVISEHARVEGEVRVAHLLVNGEIVGPVFSSELLELQPKARITGDVNYKALEMHGGAVVSGKLTHEVDEPILKLAVPILAANNT from the coding sequence ATGTTTAGCCGTAAAGCAAAAAGTACGATAGATAGCCTGATCGGCGCTTCCACGATTATTAGCGGCAATGTCCACTTCAAGGGCGGTTTGCGCATAGATGGTTGCGTCAAGGGTGACGTGATCGCCCAGGCGGATGAAATCAGCATGTTGGTGATTTCCGAGCATGCGCGGGTCGAGGGTGAAGTGCGGGTCGCGCATTTACTTGTCAATGGGGAAATAGTCGGGCCGGTATTTTCATCGGAATTGCTTGAATTGCAGCCGAAAGCCCGCATAACTGGTGATGTAAATTACAAAGCGCTGGAAATGCACGGCGGTGCCGTTGTCTCCGGCAAGCTGACCCATGAGGTCGATGAACCGATTTTGAAACTGGCAGTACCTATACTTGCCGCGAATAATACGTAA
- the rpsI gene encoding 30S ribosomal protein S9: MIGNYNYGTGRRKSAVARVFIKSGSGQIVVNGKPANEYFSRETGLMVIRQPLELTNNVETFDIMVNVNGGGESGQAGAVRHGITRALIDYDATLKSELSKAGFVTRDAREVERKKVGLRKARRAKQFSKR; the protein is encoded by the coding sequence ATGATCGGTAACTACAATTACGGAACCGGCCGTCGCAAGAGTGCAGTGGCTCGCGTCTTCATCAAATCCGGCTCCGGCCAGATCGTCGTCAACGGCAAGCCAGCGAATGAATATTTTTCGCGCGAAACCGGTCTGATGGTGATTCGCCAGCCTCTGGAACTGACCAACAATGTTGAAACATTCGACATCATGGTCAACGTTAACGGCGGCGGTGAATCCGGCCAAGCGGGCGCTGTGCGTCATGGCATCACCCGTGCACTGATCGACTACGATGCAACACTGAAATCGGAACTGTCCAAAGCAGGTTTCGTTACTCGTGATGCACGTGAAGTTGAACGTAAAAAGGTCGGTCTGCGCAAAGCACGCCGCGCCAAACAGTTCTCCAAGCGTTAA
- a CDS encoding M23 family metallopeptidase — translation MAPDADDLPIKSITQELQLPHLADQIAALDKLQQNYISEERVRSGDTLATLLGRLGVDDDAATAFIKSDAVARNVMQLKAGKRVQVQTNEDGELNWLSSTTGTGVGNLKNIEIRREGKSFKASEKAVAMERRIEMRSGEIRSSLFAATDAAQIPDNVASQIVDMFSTNIDFGSDLRRGDRFNVVYETFWQNGEYVYAGRVLAGEFMNGPATYQSVWFDDPSVASSGGYYGFDGKSLKKAFLKSPLEFSRISSGFSVRKHPISGLWKAHKGVDFAAAIGTPIRASGDGVIDFAGTQRGYGNVVIIKHWSKYSTAYAHMSRFATNLRKGSKVSQGQVIGYVGMTGWSTGPHLHYEFRVNNEARDPMTVDIPNAQPLTASQMQKFRNVANDMTHRFALLSPENNNVRLAAK, via the coding sequence ATGGCCCCCGACGCAGATGATTTGCCGATCAAGTCCATCACGCAGGAGTTGCAGCTGCCGCATCTGGCCGACCAGATCGCCGCCCTCGATAAACTCCAGCAGAATTACATCAGCGAAGAACGCGTGCGCTCCGGCGACACCCTCGCGACTTTGCTGGGCCGCCTTGGCGTCGATGATGATGCCGCTACCGCCTTTATCAAATCCGATGCCGTTGCCCGCAATGTGATGCAACTGAAAGCCGGCAAGCGCGTACAGGTGCAAACCAATGAAGACGGCGAACTGAACTGGCTCAGCAGCACGACCGGTACCGGCGTCGGCAATCTGAAGAACATCGAAATCCGCCGCGAAGGCAAAAGCTTCAAGGCCAGCGAAAAAGCCGTGGCGATGGAACGACGCATCGAGATGCGTTCCGGTGAAATCAGATCATCGCTGTTTGCCGCCACTGACGCTGCGCAAATCCCGGATAACGTCGCTTCGCAAATCGTCGATATGTTTTCCACCAACATCGACTTCGGTTCCGACCTGCGTCGCGGTGACCGCTTCAATGTAGTCTACGAGACATTCTGGCAAAACGGTGAATATGTCTATGCCGGCCGTGTGCTCGCAGGCGAATTCATGAATGGCCCGGCGACCTATCAATCGGTCTGGTTTGACGACCCTAGCGTTGCTTCCAGCGGCGGCTACTATGGCTTTGACGGCAAATCGCTGAAAAAGGCCTTCCTCAAATCGCCACTGGAGTTCTCCCGTATTTCTTCCGGCTTCTCGGTACGCAAGCATCCTATCTCCGGTTTGTGGAAAGCACATAAAGGCGTCGACTTCGCTGCCGCGATCGGTACCCCTATCCGTGCTTCCGGCGACGGCGTAATCGACTTTGCCGGTACCCAGCGCGGTTACGGCAATGTGGTCATCATCAAGCACTGGTCAAAATATTCGACCGCCTATGCACACATGAGCCGCTTCGCCACCAATCTGCGCAAAGGCAGCAAAGTCAGCCAGGGCCAGGTGATCGGCTATGTCGGCATGACCGGCTGGTCGACCGGACCTCATCTGCACTACGAGTTCCGTGTCAACAATGAAGCACGTGATCCGATGACCGTCGACATTCCAAACGCACAACCGCTGACCGCATCGCAAATGCAAAAATTCCGTAATGTCGCGAATGACATGACGCATCGCTTTGCCTTGCTGAGCCCGGAAAATAACAACGTCCGCCTCGCAGCCAAATAA
- the erpA gene encoding iron-sulfur cluster insertion protein ErpA — translation MNAVAEMPSPIVFSDSAAMKVAELIEEEGNPDLKLRVFVQGGGCSGFQYGFTFDEIVNEDDTTMTKNGVQLLIDSMSYQYLVGAEIDYKDDLEGAQFVIKNPNATTTCGCGSSFSA, via the coding sequence ATGAATGCAGTTGCCGAAATGCCATCCCCTATCGTTTTCAGCGACAGCGCTGCAATGAAAGTTGCAGAACTGATCGAAGAAGAGGGTAATCCAGACCTGAAACTGCGCGTGTTTGTTCAAGGCGGCGGTTGCTCGGGCTTCCAGTATGGTTTCACCTTCGATGAAATCGTCAATGAAGACGACACCACCATGACCAAGAACGGCGTACAGCTGTTGATCGACTCGATGAGCTACCAGTATCTGGTCGGCGCCGAAATTGATTACAAGGATGACCTGGAAGGCGCGCAATTCGTGATCAAGAATCCGAATGCGACGACGACTTGTGGTTGTGGTTCTTCGTTCTCGGCTTAA
- a CDS encoding DUF6776 family protein, whose translation MSKPKPVFKSLQRKLWLRRWSISAPRMTIKNHLPWPLRAVFIAIVVGLGGAMAMWAYDLGRSFTGFKPGATSAQLAEVQEQLQQTSAERDKFETTVNAAESQLNIERSLQAQLSRQIKTLESENAKLKEDLAFFESLLPTDTGAQGITIRRLKAEMVEPAQLRYRLLLMQGGKAGHDFTGNYQLIVTLVQDGKSAMMTFPKPDEVDKFKLSFRHYQRIEGEFAIPAGAVVKSVQIKVLEKGSLRAQQSSNL comes from the coding sequence ATGAGTAAGCCAAAACCGGTTTTCAAATCGCTGCAGCGCAAGCTATGGTTGCGCCGCTGGTCGATTTCAGCGCCGCGCATGACAATCAAGAATCACTTGCCGTGGCCCTTGCGTGCGGTATTCATCGCGATCGTCGTGGGTTTGGGTGGTGCGATGGCGATGTGGGCCTATGACCTCGGGCGCAGCTTCACCGGGTTCAAGCCGGGTGCGACAAGCGCGCAACTGGCTGAGGTGCAGGAACAATTGCAGCAAACCAGTGCCGAGCGGGATAAGTTTGAAACAACCGTAAACGCGGCGGAGAGCCAGCTTAATATTGAGCGCTCGCTGCAGGCACAATTGTCGCGCCAGATTAAAACGCTGGAATCGGAAAATGCCAAGCTGAAAGAGGACCTGGCTTTCTTTGAAAGCCTGCTGCCCACCGATACCGGCGCGCAAGGTATTACGATACGCCGCCTGAAAGCGGAAATGGTCGAGCCGGCGCAATTGCGTTATCGCTTGCTATTGATGCAAGGTGGCAAGGCAGGCCATGATTTCACGGGTAATTACCAGCTTATTGTGACGCTGGTACAGGACGGCAAAAGTGCTATGATGACCTTCCCTAAACCGGACGAGGTCGATAAATTCAAGCTCTCGTTCAGGCATTACCAGCGTATCGAAGGTGAATTTGCGATACCGGCAGGTGCAGTGGTCAAATCCGTCCAGATCAAAGTGCTGGAAAAAGGTAGTTTGCGCGCACAACAGTCTTCAAATTTGTAA
- the coq7 gene encoding 2-polyprenyl-3-methyl-6-methoxy-1,4-benzoquinone monooxygenase: MQFPDRLIQHFDSALRVMSGVSVAGRPNPAAKVADGDLDSAQRRHSAGLMRVNHVGEVCAQALYQAQAQFARSPAIRQQLLLAGREEEDHLAWTAERLRELGSRPSLLNPLWYAGAFALGTVAATLGDARSLGFVVETERQVEAHLNQHLSSLPPQDAKSLAIVKQMSTDEAEHGAAAHALGAQTVPPLAQMGMQAMAKVMTSTAYYL, translated from the coding sequence ATGCAGTTTCCTGATCGTTTGATCCAGCATTTCGATAGCGCCTTGCGCGTGATGAGTGGGGTGTCCGTGGCCGGACGTCCGAATCCCGCGGCCAAGGTCGCGGATGGTGATCTGGATAGTGCACAGCGTCGGCACAGCGCCGGGTTGATGCGGGTCAACCATGTCGGCGAGGTATGTGCGCAAGCGCTGTACCAGGCACAGGCACAATTTGCGCGCAGCCCGGCCATCAGGCAGCAGCTTTTGTTGGCGGGACGGGAAGAAGAAGATCACCTGGCATGGACTGCCGAGCGTTTGCGCGAGCTGGGCTCGCGTCCCAGCTTGCTGAATCCGCTTTGGTACGCAGGCGCTTTTGCACTGGGTACGGTTGCGGCCACTTTGGGTGATGCGCGCAGCCTGGGCTTTGTGGTGGAAACCGAGCGTCAGGTCGAAGCGCACCTGAACCAGCATTTAAGCAGCCTGCCGCCGCAAGACGCGAAGTCCCTGGCAATCGTGAAACAAATGAGCACGGATGAGGCGGAGCATGGGGCTGCGGCGCACGCGCTAGGCGCGCAGACAGTGCCGCCGCTTGCGCAAATGGGCATGCAGGCGATGGCCAAAGTCATGACCAGTACAGCCTATTATTTATAG
- a CDS encoding OsmC family protein, with protein sequence MECTVRWTGLSGMTFLAETGSGHVVAMDGAPEGGGRNLAPRPMEVVLLGTGGCTAYDVVVILRKSGQDVRGCEVSLKSERAETDPKVFTKVHFHFTVTGRNLKANVVERAIKLSHDKYCSASIMMEKTAEITHSFEIVDDAVPIAA encoded by the coding sequence ATGGAATGCACAGTACGCTGGACCGGCTTGTCCGGCATGACCTTTTTAGCTGAAACCGGCTCCGGCCACGTCGTCGCCATGGATGGCGCGCCCGAAGGCGGCGGCCGCAACCTGGCACCACGTCCGATGGAAGTTGTATTGCTGGGGACCGGCGGCTGCACCGCCTATGACGTGGTTGTTATCCTGCGCAAGAGCGGCCAGGACGTACGCGGCTGTGAGGTCTCACTCAAATCGGAACGTGCCGAAACCGATCCGAAGGTATTTACCAAAGTGCACTTCCACTTCACGGTCACCGGCCGCAACCTGAAGGCAAACGTGGTGGAACGCGCAATCAAGCTGTCGCACGACAAATATTGCTCGGCTTCCATCATGATGGAAAAAACCGCCGAAATTACCCACTCTTTCGAGATCGTGGACGACGCGGTGCCAATCGCCGCTTAA
- the tyrS gene encoding tyrosine--tRNA ligase, with the protein MDVSSSSKAVQLPLSDKVQEALTVAKRGVEELLIESEFAQKLARSEQTGKPLRIKLGLDPTAPDLHLGHTVVLNKMRQLQDLGHQVIFLIGDFTSMIGDPSGRNITRPPLTKEQIEENAKTYFSQASLVLDPERTEIRYNSEWCDPLGARGMIELSAKYTVARILEREDFTKRFKANTPISLHEFLYPLMQGYDSVALQSDLELGGTDQKFNLLVGRELQKSYGQEQQCILTMPLLEGLDGVEKMSKSKGNYIGITEPGNTMFAKLMSISDVMMWRYYELLSFRSLSEIAQFKKEVEGGRNPRDIKVLLAQEIVARFHSVQAGEDALTDFVNRSKGGIPHDIPEVALSGAPLGIGQLLKQANLCASTSEALRMVEQGGVRIDGAVISDKGLKVEAGTLVVQVGKRKFARVTLA; encoded by the coding sequence ATGGACGTTTCTTCTAGCAGCAAAGCGGTGCAATTGCCTCTCTCAGACAAGGTGCAAGAGGCCCTGACGGTCGCTAAGCGCGGCGTTGAAGAATTGTTAATCGAATCAGAGTTCGCGCAAAAGCTCGCACGCTCTGAACAAACCGGCAAACCTTTGCGCATCAAACTCGGTCTGGACCCGACTGCACCAGATTTGCACCTGGGCCACACCGTCGTTCTCAACAAGATGCGTCAGTTGCAAGATCTGGGCCATCAGGTCATCTTCCTGATCGGTGATTTCACCTCGATGATCGGCGATCCGTCCGGCCGCAATATCACGCGTCCGCCGTTGACGAAAGAGCAAATCGAAGAGAACGCGAAGACTTACTTCTCGCAAGCCAGCCTGGTGCTGGATCCGGAGCGGACCGAGATCCGCTATAACTCCGAATGGTGCGACCCGTTGGGCGCACGCGGCATGATCGAGCTATCGGCCAAATACACGGTGGCGCGCATCCTGGAACGGGAAGACTTTACCAAGCGCTTCAAGGCCAATACGCCTATCTCCCTGCATGAATTCCTGTATCCGCTGATGCAGGGCTATGACTCGGTTGCCCTGCAGTCCGACCTGGAACTGGGCGGCACGGATCAGAAATTCAACTTGCTGGTTGGTCGCGAGTTGCAAAAAAGTTATGGCCAGGAGCAGCAATGCATACTGACCATGCCTTTGCTTGAAGGTTTGGACGGCGTCGAAAAGATGTCGAAATCGAAAGGCAATTACATCGGCATCACCGAGCCGGGCAACACCATGTTCGCCAAGCTGATGAGCATTTCCGATGTGATGATGTGGCGTTACTACGAATTATTGTCTTTCCGATCACTAAGTGAAATTGCCCAATTCAAGAAAGAAGTCGAAGGCGGCCGCAATCCGCGCGACATCAAGGTCTTGCTGGCGCAGGAAATCGTTGCACGCTTCCATTCGGTGCAAGCCGGTGAAGATGCATTGACCGATTTCGTCAATCGCTCGAAAGGCGGCATCCCGCACGATATTCCGGAAGTCGCCTTGAGTGGCGCACCTTTGGGCATAGGCCAATTGCTCAAGCAGGCCAATCTGTGCGCTTCTACTTCGGAAGCCTTGCGTATGGTGGAGCAGGGTGGCGTGCGTATCGATGGCGCGGTGATCAGTGACAAAGGACTGAAGGTCGAAGCCGGCACGCTGGTAGTGCAGGTTGGCAAGCGCAAGTTTGCCCGCGTAACCCTGGCTTGA
- a CDS encoding porin, which translates to MNALYFALALSSTLPDTTIAQAQSQPSMTIYGTFKDANDQSNNEPVAKKPFAGTNYQSTINIYGTIDAGIRNVTNTTKNGGDTLKMGSNGEYYNNRIGIKGTEDLGGGLNAHFHLETGFNTGTGALDNNAGRFFNRISSVGVAGSFGSIDFGRMPSVSCKTIFAYDPFQYRYVQIVPLAGASAGNADGNAPGFPWGTIGGTRFSNDVQYIGKFDNVTILAEFSTGEVSGSNSSGSAQAVGMTYRPGPFVIGAAYTRQKPNVSITATPEYQQQNQVTFGGAYQADGLRIAGGYINTEADTAVQGINNQAKNSWIGASYDFTPAVSVTTGFYRTTLATGNVEKASRNLLIVGATYALSTRTNLYLGVDRATLGGFVSLTAGAKTRQTGTSIGINHMF; encoded by the coding sequence ATGAATGCCTTGTATTTTGCGCTTGCCCTCAGCAGTACCCTGCCCGATACCACTATCGCCCAAGCCCAGTCCCAGCCGTCAATGACGATTTACGGCACATTCAAGGATGCGAACGACCAAAGCAATAATGAGCCCGTTGCCAAAAAACCGTTTGCCGGTACCAATTACCAGTCAACGATCAATATTTACGGGACCATCGATGCGGGCATCCGTAATGTTACCAATACCACCAAAAATGGTGGCGATACATTGAAGATGGGTTCAAACGGCGAGTATTACAACAATCGCATCGGTATCAAGGGAACGGAGGATCTCGGCGGCGGCCTGAATGCCCACTTCCATCTGGAAACCGGCTTCAACACCGGCACCGGCGCACTTGATAACAATGCCGGCCGCTTCTTTAACCGTATTTCATCGGTGGGGGTCGCAGGTTCTTTCGGCTCCATCGACTTTGGCCGCATGCCTTCGGTCTCCTGCAAAACGATTTTCGCCTACGATCCCTTCCAGTATCGCTATGTGCAAATCGTACCGCTGGCTGGCGCTTCGGCCGGTAATGCCGATGGCAATGCGCCCGGTTTCCCATGGGGCACCATCGGTGGCACGCGCTTCAGCAACGATGTCCAATATATAGGCAAGTTCGACAACGTCACCATCCTGGCTGAATTTTCCACCGGTGAAGTCAGTGGCTCCAACAGCAGTGGCAGCGCGCAGGCGGTCGGCATGACTTACCGCCCTGGGCCCTTCGTCATCGGTGCCGCCTACACCCGGCAAAAGCCGAATGTCTCAATCACCGCCACCCCGGAATACCAGCAGCAGAACCAGGTTACCTTTGGTGGCGCTTATCAGGCGGACGGCTTGCGCATTGCCGGCGGCTATATAAATACAGAAGCCGACACCGCCGTCCAGGGGATTAACAATCAGGCAAAGAATAGCTGGATAGGTGCGAGCTACGACTTCACGCCGGCGGTCAGCGTCACTACCGGCTTCTATCGAACCACTTTAGCGACCGGAAATGTTGAGAAAGCCAGCCGCAACCTGCTGATCGTGGGCGCAACCTACGCCCTATCCACCCGTACCAATTTATATCTGGGCGTCGACCGCGCAACCTTGGGCGGGTTTGTATCTTTGACAGCCGGTGCCAAGACCCGGCAAACCGGTACGTCTATTGGTATCAACCATATGTTTTAA
- a CDS encoding porin: protein MKKSLLALAVLGAFAGAASAQSSVTVYGIVDLGFAHVDDGNPAGSKNGIDSGGQSASRIGFKGTEDLGNGLKALFQLEATLQADTGAGFGAAAAPATGFNAGVANNAGGFNRFATVGLQSAAFGTVLLGRQTSVIKDAYDQIDPFGDGGTVGAISTVFFNGVLAGDYGRISNSAKYQSNSFGGFKFGAAYGFGETPGDTGANSNYGLGLGYANGPLNVQFAYHNQDRSTVANPSVQQAEGKLMLLGATYDFGVVKLHGAYGDTKLENSVANTEVKYRNYMLGVSAPVGPGTIFASYTANDNRSVDNADAKKFAISYSYDLSKRTNLYTGYSKTSNDDGSRIGLNAGAPVGESASIFNVGIRHKF from the coding sequence ATGAAAAAATCGCTTCTGGCATTAGCCGTATTGGGCGCATTTGCAGGTGCTGCATCGGCACAATCGTCCGTTACCGTATACGGTATCGTTGACCTCGGCTTTGCACACGTTGATGATGGCAATCCTGCAGGCAGCAAAAATGGTATCGATTCGGGCGGCCAATCGGCTAGCCGTATCGGTTTCAAAGGTACAGAAGATCTGGGCAATGGCCTGAAAGCTCTGTTCCAATTGGAAGCAACTCTGCAAGCTGACACTGGCGCAGGTTTCGGCGCAGCAGCAGCACCAGCAACCGGCTTTAACGCTGGCGTAGCAAACAATGCAGGCGGCTTTAACCGTTTCGCAACTGTTGGTCTGCAAAGCGCAGCATTTGGTACCGTTCTGTTGGGTCGCCAAACTTCGGTAATCAAAGATGCATACGACCAAATCGATCCGTTCGGTGACGGCGGCACAGTTGGTGCGATCAGCACAGTTTTCTTCAACGGCGTATTGGCAGGTGACTACGGCCGTATCTCGAATTCGGCTAAATACCAATCGAATTCGTTCGGTGGCTTTAAATTCGGCGCAGCTTACGGCTTCGGCGAAACACCAGGCGACACCGGTGCAAACAGCAACTACGGCTTGGGCCTGGGCTATGCAAATGGTCCACTGAACGTTCAGTTCGCTTACCACAACCAAGACCGTTCGACAGTAGCTAACCCATCGGTACAACAAGCTGAAGGCAAGCTGATGTTGTTGGGCGCAACTTACGATTTCGGCGTTGTTAAACTGCACGGTGCATACGGCGACACAAAACTGGAAAACAGCGTTGCTAACACCGAAGTTAAATACCGTAACTACATGTTGGGCGTAAGCGCACCAGTTGGTCCAGGCACCATCTTCGCTTCGTACACAGCTAACGACAACCGCTCGGTTGACAATGCTGACGCGAAAAAATTCGCAATTTCGTACTCGTACGATCTGTCGAAACGTACCAACCTGTACACCGGTTACTCGAAAACATCGAACGACGACGGCTCCCGTATCGGCTTGAACGCTGGTGCTCCAGTTGGCGAAAGCGCTTCGATTTTCAACGTTGGTATCCGTCACAAGTTCTAA
- the rplM gene encoding 50S ribosomal protein L13, which yields MKTFSAKGHEVQRDWFVIDATDKVLGRVASEVALRLRGKHKPEFTPHVDTGDFIVVINAGKLRVTGTKATEKTYYRHSGYPGGIYETNFLKMQQRFPGRALEKAVKGMLPKGPLGYAMIKKLKVYAEATHPHAAQQPKALEL from the coding sequence ATGAAAACCTTCTCCGCTAAAGGACACGAAGTCCAGCGCGATTGGTTCGTGATTGACGCGACGGACAAAGTCCTCGGACGTGTTGCCAGCGAAGTGGCACTCCGACTGCGCGGCAAACACAAACCGGAATTTACTCCTCACGTCGACACCGGCGATTTCATCGTCGTGATCAACGCAGGCAAACTGCGCGTGACCGGTACCAAAGCAACAGAAAAAACATACTATCGCCACTCGGGTTACCCAGGCGGTATCTATGAAACCAACTTCCTGAAAATGCAACAGCGTTTTCCGGGTCGCGCGCTTGAGAAAGCGGTCAAAGGCATGTTGCCTAAAGGCCCACTCGGCTACGCGATGATCAAGAAGCTCAAAGTGTACGCTGAGGCAACTCATCCGCACGCTGCGCAGCAACCTAAAGCACTTGAACTCTAA
- a CDS encoding anhydro-N-acetylmuramic acid kinase, translating to MPTDSSLFIGLMSGTSLDGVDGILAEFSADGTVRQTLAAAYIPFPDELRAELMALQSPGPDEIHREALAANALVTYYAECVADLLQQAQLSAERVAAIGVHGQTIRHRPEHAYTRQINNPALLAELTGIDVIADLRSRDIAAGGQGAPLVPAFHRALFGSADENRVVVNIGGIANISILPHNSAAAVIGFDTGPGNVLMDAWIAQHNGQAYDANGEWAKTGKVDADLLKTLRDEPFFAAPPPKSTGRDLFHPAWLAQKLADFPNLASADVQTTLAVFTATTLADAIKLYAPQTQAVYVCGGGAYNHYLLTLLHYALKLHQADIKVESTAALGVAPNQVEALAFAWLAQRFSVREPGNLPSVTGARGFRILGALYPA from the coding sequence ATGCCTACTGATTCTTCCCTTTTCATCGGCCTGATGTCCGGCACCAGCCTGGATGGCGTCGATGGCATTCTTGCCGAATTTTCCGCTGATGGCACAGTACGCCAGACCCTGGCTGCCGCCTATATACCCTTCCCCGACGAGCTGCGTGCCGAGTTGATGGCCTTGCAAAGCCCGGGGCCGGATGAAATCCATCGCGAAGCACTGGCCGCCAACGCCCTGGTTACTTATTACGCCGAATGCGTGGCCGACCTGCTGCAGCAAGCGCAACTAAGCGCAGAACGCGTAGCTGCCATCGGCGTACACGGACAAACCATACGCCACCGACCTGAGCACGCTTACACCCGTCAAATCAACAACCCGGCCTTGCTGGCCGAACTCACCGGCATAGACGTGATCGCCGACTTGCGCAGCCGTGACATTGCCGCCGGCGGGCAGGGTGCACCGCTGGTGCCGGCCTTCCATCGCGCCCTGTTTGGCTCAGCGGATGAAAACCGCGTCGTCGTGAACATAGGCGGCATTGCCAATATCAGCATACTGCCGCACAACAGCGCAGCCGCAGTGATAGGCTTTGACACCGGCCCCGGCAATGTCTTGATGGATGCATGGATCGCGCAACACAATGGCCAGGCCTATGATGCGAACGGTGAATGGGCGAAGACCGGCAAGGTTGATGCCGACTTGCTCAAGACCTTGCGCGATGAACCCTTCTTCGCCGCACCGCCGCCGAAGAGTACCGGCCGCGATTTATTCCATCCGGCCTGGCTGGCGCAGAAACTGGCTGACTTTCCAAACCTGGCGAGTGCCGATGTACAGACTACGCTGGCGGTCTTTACCGCCACCACGCTGGCCGATGCGATCAAGTTGTATGCACCGCAAACCCAGGCGGTGTATGTGTGCGGTGGCGGTGCTTACAACCACTATCTGCTGACGCTGCTGCACTATGCATTGAAGCTGCACCAGGCAGACATCAAGGTCGAATCGACCGCTGCACTGGGGGTTGCACCGAACCAGGTGGAAGCACTGGCCTTTGCATGGCTGGCGCAACGCTTCAGCGTACGTGAGCCGGGTAACCTGCCATCGGTGACCGGTGCGCGCGGCTTTCGGATACTAGGCGCGCTGTATCCGGCCTGA